The proteins below come from a single Macaca fascicularis isolate 582-1 chromosome 9, T2T-MFA8v1.1 genomic window:
- the SMC3 gene encoding structural maintenance of chromosomes protein 3 isoform X1 has product MYIKQVIIQGFRSYRDQTIVDPFSSKHNVIVGRNGSGKSNFFYAIQFVLSDEFSHLRPEQRLALLHEGTGPRVISAFVEIIFDNSDNRLPIDKEEVSLRRVIGAKKDQYFLDKKMVTKNDVMNLLESAGFSRSNPYYIVKQGKINQMATAPDSQRLKLLREVAGTRVYDERKEESISLMKETEGKREKINELLKYIEERLHTLEEEKEELAQYQKWDKMRRALEYTIYNQELNETRAKLDELSAKRETSGEKSRQLRDAQQDARDKMEDIERQVRELKTKISAMKEEKEQLSAERQEQIKQRTKLELKAKDLQDELAGNSEQRKRLLKERQKLLEKIEEKQKELAETEPKFNSVKEKEERGIARLAQATQERTDLYAKQGRGSQFTSKEERDKWIKKELKSLDQAINDKKRQIAAIHKDLEDTEANKEKNLEQYNKLDQDLNEVKARVEELDRKYYEVKNKKDELQSERNYLWREENAEQQALAAKREDLEKKQQLLRAATGKAILNGIDSINKVLDHFRRKGINQHVQNGYHGIVMNNFECEPAFYTCVEVTAGNRLFYHIVDSDEVSTKILMEFNKMNLPGEVTFLPLNKLDVRDTAYPETNDAIPMISKLRYNSRFDKAFKHVFGKTLICRSMEVSTQLARAFTMDCITLEGDQVSHRGALTGGYYDTRKSRLELQKDVRKAEEELGELEAKLNENLRRNIERINNEIDQLMNQMQQIETQQRKFKASRDSILSEMKMLKEKRQQSEKTFMPKQRSLQSLEASLHAMESTRESLKAELGTDLLSQLSLEDQKRVDALNDEIRQLQQENRQLLNERIKLEGIITRVETYLNENLRKRLDQVEQELNELRETEGGTVLTATTSELEAINKRVKDTMARSEDLDNSIDKTEAGIKELQKSMERWKNMEKEHMDAINHDTKELEKMTNRQGMLLKKKEECMKKIRELGSLPQEAFEKYQTLSLKQLFRKLEQCNTELKKYSHVNKKALDQFVNFSEQKEKLIKRQEELDRGYKSIMELMNVLELRKYEAIQLTFKQVSKNFSEVFQKLVPGGKATLVMKKGDVEGSQSQDEGEGSGESERGSGSQSSVPSVDQFTGVGIRVSFTGKQGEMREMQQLSGGQKSLVALALIFAIQKCDPAPFYLFDEIDQALDAQHRKAVSDMIMELAVHAQFITTTFRPELLESADKFYGVKFRNKVSHIDVITAEMAKDFVEDDTTHG; this is encoded by the exons TGATGAACCTCCTTGAAAGCGCTGGTTTTTCTCGAAGCAATCCTTATTATATTGTTAAACAAGGAAAG atCAACCAGATGGCAACAGCACCAGATTCTCAGAGATTAAAGCTATTAAGAGAAGTAGCTGGTACTAGAGTGTATGATGAACGAAAGGAAGAAAGCATCTCCTTAAtgaaagaaacag AGGGCAAACGGGAAAAAATCAATGAGTTGTTAAAATACATTGAAGAGAGATTACATACtttagaggaagaaaaggaagaactaGCTCAGTATCAGAAGTGGGATAAAATGAGACGAGCCCTGGAATATACCATTTACAATCAGGAACTTAACGAGACTCGTGCTAAACTTGATGAG cttTCTGCTAAGCGAGAGACTAGTGGAGAAAAATCCAGACAGTTAAGAGATGCTCAACAGGATGCAAGAGATAAAATGGAG GATATTGAACGCCAAGttagagaattgaaaacaaaaatttcagctatgaaagaagaaaaagaacagctTAGTGCTGAAAGACAAGAACAAATTAAGCAGAGGACTAAGTTGGAGCTTAAAGCCAAGGATTTACAAGATGAACTAGCAGGCAACAGTGAACAAAGG AAACGTTTATTAAAAGAGAGGCAGAAGCTGcttgaaaaaatagaagaaaagcagaaagaactgGCAGAAACAGAACCTAAattcaacagtgtaaaagagaaagaagaacgAGGAATTGCTAG ATTGGCTCAAGCTACCCAGGAAAGAACGGATCTTTATGCAAAGCAGGGTCGAGGAAGCCAGTTTAcatcaaaagaagaaagggataagTGGATTAAAAAGGAACTCAAGTCTTTAGATCAGGCTATTAATGACAAAAAAAGACAGATTGCTGCTATACATAAGGATTTGGAAGACACTGAAGcaaataaggagaaaaatctgGAGCAGTATAAT aaaCTGGACCAGGATCTTAATGAAGTCAAAGCTCGAGTAGAAGAACTGGACAGAAAATATTACgaagtaaaaaataagaaagatgaattacaaagtgaaagaaa ctaCTTGTGGAGAGAAGAGAATGCAGAACAGCAAGCACTTGCTGCTAAAAGAGAAGATCTTGAAAAGAAGCAACAACTTCTTAGAGCGGCAACGGGAAAG GCCATTTTAAATGGAATAGACAGCATAAACAAAGTGCTAGACCACTTTCGTCGAAAAGGAATAAACCAGCATGTTCAAAATGGCTATCATGGCATTGTGATGAATAACTTTGAATGTGAACCAGCTTTCTACACATGCGTGGAAGTCACTGCTGGAAACAG GTTATTTTATCACATTGTTGATTCAGATGAAGTCAGCACGAAGATTTTAATGGAGTTTAATAAAATGAATCTTCCTGGAGAGGTTACTTTTCTGCCTCTTAACAAGTTAGATGTCAGGGATACTGCCTATCCTGAAACCAAT gaTGCTATTCCTATGATCAGCAAACTGAGGTACAATTCCAGATTCGACAAAGCTTTCAAACATGTTTTTGGAAAGACTCTTATTTGTCGTAGCATGGAAGTTTCAACCCAGCTGGCCCGTGCTTTCACTATGGACTGTATTACTTTGGAAG GTGACCAGGTCAGTCATCGAGGTGCTCTAACTGGGGGTTATTATGACACAAGGAAGTCTCGACTTGAATTGCAGAAAGATGTTAGAAAAGCAGAAGAAGAACTAGGCGAACTTGAAGCAAAGCTCAATGAAAACCTGCgcagaaatattgaaa GGATTAATAATGAAATTGATCAGTTGATGAACCAAATGCAACAGATTGAGACCCAGCAAAGGAAATTTAAAGCATCTAGAGATAGCATATTATCAGAAATGAAGATGCTAAAAGAGAAGAGGCAGCAGTCAGAGAAAACCTTCATGCCTAAG CAACGTAGCTTACAGAGTTTGGAGGCAAGCTTGCATGCTATGGAGTCTACCAGAGAATCATTGAAAGCAGAACTGGGAACTGATTTGCTTTCTCAACTGAGTTTGGAAGATCAGAAGAGAGTAGATGCACTGAATGATGAGATTCGTCAACTTCAGCAG gaaAACAGACAGttgctaaatgaaagaattaaattAGAAGGTATTATTACTCGAGTAGAGACTTATCTCAATGAGAATCTGAGAAAACGCTTGGACCAAGTAGAAcag gAACTTAATGAGCTGAGAGAGACAGAAGGGGGTACTGTTCTCACTGCCACAACATCAGAACTTGAAGCCATCAATAAAAGAGTAAAAGACACTATGGCACGATCAGAAG ATTTGGACAATTCCATTGATAAAACAGAAGCTGGAATTAAGGAGCTTCAGAAGAGTATGGAGCGCtggaaaaatatggaaaaagaacATATGGATGCTATAAATCATGATACTAAAGAACTGGAAAAGATGACAAATCGGCAAGGCATGCTattgaagaagaaagaggagtgtATGAAGAAAATTCGAGAACTTGGATCACTTCCCCAGGAAGCATTTGAAAAGTACCAGACACTGAGCCTCAAACAG ttgtTTCGAAAACTTGAGCAGTGCAACACAGAATTAAAGAAGTACAGCCATGTTAACAAAAAGGCTTTGGATCAGTTTGTAAATTTCtcagagcagaaagaaaagttaataaaGCGACAAGAAGAGTTAGATAGGGGTTACAAATCGATCATGGAGCTGATGAATGTACTTGAACTTCGGAAATACGAAGCTATTCAGTTAACTTTCAAACAG gtatccAAGAACTTCAGTGAAGTATTCCAGAAGTTAGTACCTGGTGGCAAAGCTACTTTGGTGATGAAGAAAGGAGATGTGGAGGGCAGTCAGTCTCAAGATGAAGGAGAAGGGAGCGGTGAGAGTGAGAGGGGTTCTGGCTCACAAAGCAGTGTCCCATCAGTTGACCAGTTTACTGGAGTTGGAATTAGG GTGTCATTTACAGGAAAACAAGGTGAAATGAGAGAAATGCAACAGCTTTCAGGTGGACAGAAATCCTTGGTAGCTCTTGCTCTGATTTTTGCCATTCAGAAATGTGACCCAGCTCCATTTTACTTGTTTGATGAGATTGACCAGGCTCTGGATGCTCAGCACAGAAAGGCTGTGTCAG ATATGATTATGGAACTTGCTGTACATGCTCAGTTTATTACAACTACTTTTAGGCCTGAACTGCTTGAGTCAGCTGACAAATTCTATGGTGTAAAGTTCAGAAATAAG GTTAGTCATATTGATGTGATCACAGCAGAGATGGCCAAAGACTTTGTAGAAGATGATACCACACATGGTTAA
- the SMC3 gene encoding structural maintenance of chromosomes protein 3 isoform X2 — protein MFPLLGRNGSGKSNFFYAIQFVLSDEFSHLRPEQRLALLHEGTGPRVISAFVEIIFDNSDNRLPIDKEEVSLRRVIGAKKDQYFLDKKMVTKNDVMNLLESAGFSRSNPYYIVKQGKINQMATAPDSQRLKLLREVAGTRVYDERKEESISLMKETEGKREKINELLKYIEERLHTLEEEKEELAQYQKWDKMRRALEYTIYNQELNETRAKLDELSAKRETSGEKSRQLRDAQQDARDKMEDIERQVRELKTKISAMKEEKEQLSAERQEQIKQRTKLELKAKDLQDELAGNSEQRKRLLKERQKLLEKIEEKQKELAETEPKFNSVKEKEERGIARLAQATQERTDLYAKQGRGSQFTSKEERDKWIKKELKSLDQAINDKKRQIAAIHKDLEDTEANKEKNLEQYNKLDQDLNEVKARVEELDRKYYEVKNKKDELQSERNYLWREENAEQQALAAKREDLEKKQQLLRAATGKAILNGIDSINKVLDHFRRKGINQHVQNGYHGIVMNNFECEPAFYTCVEVTAGNRLFYHIVDSDEVSTKILMEFNKMNLPGEVTFLPLNKLDVRDTAYPETNDAIPMISKLRYNSRFDKAFKHVFGKTLICRSMEVSTQLARAFTMDCITLEGDQVSHRGALTGGYYDTRKSRLELQKDVRKAEEELGELEAKLNENLRRNIERINNEIDQLMNQMQQIETQQRKFKASRDSILSEMKMLKEKRQQSEKTFMPKQRSLQSLEASLHAMESTRESLKAELGTDLLSQLSLEDQKRVDALNDEIRQLQQENRQLLNERIKLEGIITRVETYLNENLRKRLDQVEQELNELRETEGGTVLTATTSELEAINKRVKDTMARSEDLDNSIDKTEAGIKELQKSMERWKNMEKEHMDAINHDTKELEKMTNRQGMLLKKKEECMKKIRELGSLPQEAFEKYQTLSLKQLFRKLEQCNTELKKYSHVNKKALDQFVNFSEQKEKLIKRQEELDRGYKSIMELMNVLELRKYEAIQLTFKQVSKNFSEVFQKLVPGGKATLVMKKGDVEGSQSQDEGEGSGESERGSGSQSSVPSVDQFTGVGIRVSFTGKQGEMREMQQLSGGQKSLVALALIFAIQKCDPAPFYLFDEIDQALDAQHRKAVSDMIMELAVHAQFITTTFRPELLESADKFYGVKFRNKVSHIDVITAEMAKDFVEDDTTHG, from the exons TGATGAACCTCCTTGAAAGCGCTGGTTTTTCTCGAAGCAATCCTTATTATATTGTTAAACAAGGAAAG atCAACCAGATGGCAACAGCACCAGATTCTCAGAGATTAAAGCTATTAAGAGAAGTAGCTGGTACTAGAGTGTATGATGAACGAAAGGAAGAAAGCATCTCCTTAAtgaaagaaacag AGGGCAAACGGGAAAAAATCAATGAGTTGTTAAAATACATTGAAGAGAGATTACATACtttagaggaagaaaaggaagaactaGCTCAGTATCAGAAGTGGGATAAAATGAGACGAGCCCTGGAATATACCATTTACAATCAGGAACTTAACGAGACTCGTGCTAAACTTGATGAG cttTCTGCTAAGCGAGAGACTAGTGGAGAAAAATCCAGACAGTTAAGAGATGCTCAACAGGATGCAAGAGATAAAATGGAG GATATTGAACGCCAAGttagagaattgaaaacaaaaatttcagctatgaaagaagaaaaagaacagctTAGTGCTGAAAGACAAGAACAAATTAAGCAGAGGACTAAGTTGGAGCTTAAAGCCAAGGATTTACAAGATGAACTAGCAGGCAACAGTGAACAAAGG AAACGTTTATTAAAAGAGAGGCAGAAGCTGcttgaaaaaatagaagaaaagcagaaagaactgGCAGAAACAGAACCTAAattcaacagtgtaaaagagaaagaagaacgAGGAATTGCTAG ATTGGCTCAAGCTACCCAGGAAAGAACGGATCTTTATGCAAAGCAGGGTCGAGGAAGCCAGTTTAcatcaaaagaagaaagggataagTGGATTAAAAAGGAACTCAAGTCTTTAGATCAGGCTATTAATGACAAAAAAAGACAGATTGCTGCTATACATAAGGATTTGGAAGACACTGAAGcaaataaggagaaaaatctgGAGCAGTATAAT aaaCTGGACCAGGATCTTAATGAAGTCAAAGCTCGAGTAGAAGAACTGGACAGAAAATATTACgaagtaaaaaataagaaagatgaattacaaagtgaaagaaa ctaCTTGTGGAGAGAAGAGAATGCAGAACAGCAAGCACTTGCTGCTAAAAGAGAAGATCTTGAAAAGAAGCAACAACTTCTTAGAGCGGCAACGGGAAAG GCCATTTTAAATGGAATAGACAGCATAAACAAAGTGCTAGACCACTTTCGTCGAAAAGGAATAAACCAGCATGTTCAAAATGGCTATCATGGCATTGTGATGAATAACTTTGAATGTGAACCAGCTTTCTACACATGCGTGGAAGTCACTGCTGGAAACAG GTTATTTTATCACATTGTTGATTCAGATGAAGTCAGCACGAAGATTTTAATGGAGTTTAATAAAATGAATCTTCCTGGAGAGGTTACTTTTCTGCCTCTTAACAAGTTAGATGTCAGGGATACTGCCTATCCTGAAACCAAT gaTGCTATTCCTATGATCAGCAAACTGAGGTACAATTCCAGATTCGACAAAGCTTTCAAACATGTTTTTGGAAAGACTCTTATTTGTCGTAGCATGGAAGTTTCAACCCAGCTGGCCCGTGCTTTCACTATGGACTGTATTACTTTGGAAG GTGACCAGGTCAGTCATCGAGGTGCTCTAACTGGGGGTTATTATGACACAAGGAAGTCTCGACTTGAATTGCAGAAAGATGTTAGAAAAGCAGAAGAAGAACTAGGCGAACTTGAAGCAAAGCTCAATGAAAACCTGCgcagaaatattgaaa GGATTAATAATGAAATTGATCAGTTGATGAACCAAATGCAACAGATTGAGACCCAGCAAAGGAAATTTAAAGCATCTAGAGATAGCATATTATCAGAAATGAAGATGCTAAAAGAGAAGAGGCAGCAGTCAGAGAAAACCTTCATGCCTAAG CAACGTAGCTTACAGAGTTTGGAGGCAAGCTTGCATGCTATGGAGTCTACCAGAGAATCATTGAAAGCAGAACTGGGAACTGATTTGCTTTCTCAACTGAGTTTGGAAGATCAGAAGAGAGTAGATGCACTGAATGATGAGATTCGTCAACTTCAGCAG gaaAACAGACAGttgctaaatgaaagaattaaattAGAAGGTATTATTACTCGAGTAGAGACTTATCTCAATGAGAATCTGAGAAAACGCTTGGACCAAGTAGAAcag gAACTTAATGAGCTGAGAGAGACAGAAGGGGGTACTGTTCTCACTGCCACAACATCAGAACTTGAAGCCATCAATAAAAGAGTAAAAGACACTATGGCACGATCAGAAG ATTTGGACAATTCCATTGATAAAACAGAAGCTGGAATTAAGGAGCTTCAGAAGAGTATGGAGCGCtggaaaaatatggaaaaagaacATATGGATGCTATAAATCATGATACTAAAGAACTGGAAAAGATGACAAATCGGCAAGGCATGCTattgaagaagaaagaggagtgtATGAAGAAAATTCGAGAACTTGGATCACTTCCCCAGGAAGCATTTGAAAAGTACCAGACACTGAGCCTCAAACAG ttgtTTCGAAAACTTGAGCAGTGCAACACAGAATTAAAGAAGTACAGCCATGTTAACAAAAAGGCTTTGGATCAGTTTGTAAATTTCtcagagcagaaagaaaagttaataaaGCGACAAGAAGAGTTAGATAGGGGTTACAAATCGATCATGGAGCTGATGAATGTACTTGAACTTCGGAAATACGAAGCTATTCAGTTAACTTTCAAACAG gtatccAAGAACTTCAGTGAAGTATTCCAGAAGTTAGTACCTGGTGGCAAAGCTACTTTGGTGATGAAGAAAGGAGATGTGGAGGGCAGTCAGTCTCAAGATGAAGGAGAAGGGAGCGGTGAGAGTGAGAGGGGTTCTGGCTCACAAAGCAGTGTCCCATCAGTTGACCAGTTTACTGGAGTTGGAATTAGG GTGTCATTTACAGGAAAACAAGGTGAAATGAGAGAAATGCAACAGCTTTCAGGTGGACAGAAATCCTTGGTAGCTCTTGCTCTGATTTTTGCCATTCAGAAATGTGACCCAGCTCCATTTTACTTGTTTGATGAGATTGACCAGGCTCTGGATGCTCAGCACAGAAAGGCTGTGTCAG ATATGATTATGGAACTTGCTGTACATGCTCAGTTTATTACAACTACTTTTAGGCCTGAACTGCTTGAGTCAGCTGACAAATTCTATGGTGTAAAGTTCAGAAATAAG GTTAGTCATATTGATGTGATCACAGCAGAGATGGCCAAAGACTTTGTAGAAGATGATACCACACATGGTTAA
- the SMC3 gene encoding structural maintenance of chromosomes protein 3 isoform X3 translates to MISKLRYNSRFDKAFKHVFGKTLICRSMEVSTQLARAFTMDCITLEGDQVSHRGALTGGYYDTRKSRLELQKDVRKAEEELGELEAKLNENLRRNIERINNEIDQLMNQMQQIETQQRKFKASRDSILSEMKMLKEKRQQSEKTFMPKQRSLQSLEASLHAMESTRESLKAELGTDLLSQLSLEDQKRVDALNDEIRQLQQENRQLLNERIKLEGIITRVETYLNENLRKRLDQVEQELNELRETEGGTVLTATTSELEAINKRVKDTMARSEDLDNSIDKTEAGIKELQKSMERWKNMEKEHMDAINHDTKELEKMTNRQGMLLKKKEECMKKIRELGSLPQEAFEKYQTLSLKQLFRKLEQCNTELKKYSHVNKKALDQFVNFSEQKEKLIKRQEELDRGYKSIMELMNVLELRKYEAIQLTFKQVSKNFSEVFQKLVPGGKATLVMKKGDVEGSQSQDEGEGSGESERGSGSQSSVPSVDQFTGVGIRVSFTGKQGEMREMQQLSGGQKSLVALALIFAIQKCDPAPFYLFDEIDQALDAQHRKAVSDMIMELAVHAQFITTTFRPELLESADKFYGVKFRNKVSHIDVITAEMAKDFVEDDTTHG, encoded by the exons ATGATCAGCAAACTGAGGTACAATTCCAGATTCGACAAAGCTTTCAAACATGTTTTTGGAAAGACTCTTATTTGTCGTAGCATGGAAGTTTCAACCCAGCTGGCCCGTGCTTTCACTATGGACTGTATTACTTTGGAAG GTGACCAGGTCAGTCATCGAGGTGCTCTAACTGGGGGTTATTATGACACAAGGAAGTCTCGACTTGAATTGCAGAAAGATGTTAGAAAAGCAGAAGAAGAACTAGGCGAACTTGAAGCAAAGCTCAATGAAAACCTGCgcagaaatattgaaa GGATTAATAATGAAATTGATCAGTTGATGAACCAAATGCAACAGATTGAGACCCAGCAAAGGAAATTTAAAGCATCTAGAGATAGCATATTATCAGAAATGAAGATGCTAAAAGAGAAGAGGCAGCAGTCAGAGAAAACCTTCATGCCTAAG CAACGTAGCTTACAGAGTTTGGAGGCAAGCTTGCATGCTATGGAGTCTACCAGAGAATCATTGAAAGCAGAACTGGGAACTGATTTGCTTTCTCAACTGAGTTTGGAAGATCAGAAGAGAGTAGATGCACTGAATGATGAGATTCGTCAACTTCAGCAG gaaAACAGACAGttgctaaatgaaagaattaaattAGAAGGTATTATTACTCGAGTAGAGACTTATCTCAATGAGAATCTGAGAAAACGCTTGGACCAAGTAGAAcag gAACTTAATGAGCTGAGAGAGACAGAAGGGGGTACTGTTCTCACTGCCACAACATCAGAACTTGAAGCCATCAATAAAAGAGTAAAAGACACTATGGCACGATCAGAAG ATTTGGACAATTCCATTGATAAAACAGAAGCTGGAATTAAGGAGCTTCAGAAGAGTATGGAGCGCtggaaaaatatggaaaaagaacATATGGATGCTATAAATCATGATACTAAAGAACTGGAAAAGATGACAAATCGGCAAGGCATGCTattgaagaagaaagaggagtgtATGAAGAAAATTCGAGAACTTGGATCACTTCCCCAGGAAGCATTTGAAAAGTACCAGACACTGAGCCTCAAACAG ttgtTTCGAAAACTTGAGCAGTGCAACACAGAATTAAAGAAGTACAGCCATGTTAACAAAAAGGCTTTGGATCAGTTTGTAAATTTCtcagagcagaaagaaaagttaataaaGCGACAAGAAGAGTTAGATAGGGGTTACAAATCGATCATGGAGCTGATGAATGTACTTGAACTTCGGAAATACGAAGCTATTCAGTTAACTTTCAAACAG gtatccAAGAACTTCAGTGAAGTATTCCAGAAGTTAGTACCTGGTGGCAAAGCTACTTTGGTGATGAAGAAAGGAGATGTGGAGGGCAGTCAGTCTCAAGATGAAGGAGAAGGGAGCGGTGAGAGTGAGAGGGGTTCTGGCTCACAAAGCAGTGTCCCATCAGTTGACCAGTTTACTGGAGTTGGAATTAGG GTGTCATTTACAGGAAAACAAGGTGAAATGAGAGAAATGCAACAGCTTTCAGGTGGACAGAAATCCTTGGTAGCTCTTGCTCTGATTTTTGCCATTCAGAAATGTGACCCAGCTCCATTTTACTTGTTTGATGAGATTGACCAGGCTCTGGATGCTCAGCACAGAAAGGCTGTGTCAG ATATGATTATGGAACTTGCTGTACATGCTCAGTTTATTACAACTACTTTTAGGCCTGAACTGCTTGAGTCAGCTGACAAATTCTATGGTGTAAAGTTCAGAAATAAG GTTAGTCATATTGATGTGATCACAGCAGAGATGGCCAAAGACTTTGTAGAAGATGATACCACACATGGTTAA